In Acidimicrobiia bacterium, the following proteins share a genomic window:
- a CDS encoding transglycosylase family protein: protein MFASVVVSCAAAIAVAMPAGATGTAANTDPAARVAAASHAADALAAKYFAALDRQAALDVRINALESQLRDGEHRADALRVKVTARAVELYEAGGDTSAIDYIDGTDPLETARRDHLLAAANADNDAAVGQLTRQNDALRAQRKQLRDDRARAADAVTQLHTAEQSMEVQLAAARRDLAAAQAQQAAAARASAATTTSTSARAAVPANAPVRAAPAASPPAGAPSSAPPAAGSGDIHDQPFLVCTRTRESHGDYGVVNPAGPWYGAYQFSQSTWDAVANHTGRLDLIGVPPNQASVADQDAMAWALYQWQGKGPWGGLC, encoded by the coding sequence ATGTTCGCGTCCGTCGTCGTGTCGTGTGCCGCGGCCATCGCCGTCGCGATGCCCGCCGGCGCGACCGGCACCGCCGCGAACACCGACCCCGCCGCTCGCGTCGCGGCCGCGAGCCACGCGGCCGACGCGCTCGCGGCGAAGTACTTCGCCGCGCTCGACCGGCAGGCTGCGCTCGACGTGCGCATCAACGCGCTCGAGTCGCAGCTGCGCGACGGCGAGCACCGCGCCGACGCCTTGCGCGTGAAGGTCACGGCGCGCGCGGTCGAGCTTTATGAGGCGGGTGGCGACACGAGCGCGATCGACTACATCGACGGCACGGATCCGCTCGAGACCGCACGGCGCGACCACCTGCTCGCCGCCGCGAACGCCGACAACGACGCCGCCGTCGGTCAGCTCACGCGCCAGAACGACGCGCTGCGCGCGCAGCGGAAGCAACTGCGCGACGACCGTGCGCGCGCGGCCGACGCGGTGACGCAACTGCACACCGCGGAGCAGTCGATGGAGGTGCAGCTCGCCGCAGCACGCCGCGATCTCGCGGCCGCGCAGGCACAGCAGGCCGCCGCGGCGCGCGCGTCGGCAGCCACGACGACGTCGACGTCCGCGCGTGCCGCCGTGCCGGCCAACGCGCCCGTCCGTGCGGCACCCGCGGCATCGCCGCCGGCAGGCGCACCGTCGTCCGCACCGCCCGCGGCGGGCTCGGGCGACATCCACGACCAGCCGTTCCTCGTGTGCACGCGCACGCGTGAGAGCCACGGCGACTACGGCGTCGTGAACCCCGCCGGTCCGTGGTACGGCGCGTACCAGTTCTCGCAGTCGACATGGGACGCGGTCGCGAACCACACCGGTCGCCTGGACCTCATCGGCGTCCCGCCCAACCAGGCGTCGGTGGCCGATCAGGACGCGATGGCGTGGGCGCTCTACCAGTGGCAGGGCAAGGGGCCGTGGGGCGGCCTGTGCTGA
- a CDS encoding SDR family NAD(P)-dependent oxidoreductase has product MQAEGVAVVTGASRGIGRAVALELAARGFEVVATMRDPRAGASLPDEARGTLRVARLDVTAPGAFAMPDGLRVLVNNAAVERPHLPFEETPLEYWRDMFETNVFGLAETTRLAIPALRASGGGVVCNVTSSSILAPVPFYAVYRASKAAVSAIGETLRAELAPFGIRIVEIMPGPIDTDMLANSAHEMLAVNYEPYRPMAERMVQGRAAAGEHTTPTADAARAIADAILDDEAPLRHGCDPMGSGLLDAWRHASDEQMMRTMLAGMLG; this is encoded by the coding sequence ATGCAGGCCGAAGGCGTCGCCGTCGTCACGGGTGCGAGCCGGGGGATCGGGCGCGCGGTCGCGCTCGAGCTCGCCGCGCGGGGCTTCGAGGTCGTCGCGACGATGCGCGATCCCCGCGCCGGCGCGTCCCTGCCGGACGAGGCACGAGGCACGCTGCGCGTCGCACGGCTCGACGTCACCGCGCCCGGCGCGTTCGCGATGCCGGACGGGCTGCGCGTCCTCGTGAACAACGCAGCCGTCGAACGTCCGCACCTGCCGTTCGAGGAGACGCCGCTCGAGTACTGGCGCGACATGTTCGAGACGAACGTGTTCGGACTCGCCGAGACGACCCGCCTCGCGATCCCCGCGCTGCGTGCGAGCGGCGGGGGAGTCGTGTGCAACGTGACGTCGTCGTCGATCCTCGCGCCCGTGCCGTTCTACGCCGTCTATCGCGCCAGCAAGGCCGCGGTCAGCGCGATCGGCGAGACGCTGCGCGCCGAGCTCGCACCGTTCGGGATCCGGATCGTCGAGATCATGCCCGGGCCGATCGACACCGACATGCTCGCCAACTCCGCGCACGAGATGCTCGCCGTGAACTATGAGCCCTACCGGCCGATGGCCGAGCGGATGGTCCAGGGCCGGGCCGCGGCGGGTGAGCACACCACGCCGACGGCCGACGCCGCCCGTGCCATCGCGGACGCGATCCTCGACGACGAGGCCCCGCTCCGCCACGGCTGCGACCCGATGGGCTCGGGCCTCCTCGACGCCTGGCGGCACGCGAGCGACGAGCAGATGATGCGCACCATGCTCGCCGGCATGCTGGGCTGA